Proteins encoded within one genomic window of Mycolicibacterium aubagnense:
- a CDS encoding chorismate mutase, protein MTPESTNSEEKMSPENTATETDLPNIDELRLEIDELDATILAAVARRTEVSKMIGKARMASGGTRLVHSREMKVIERYSELGPEGKDLAMLLLRLGRGRLGH, encoded by the coding sequence ATGACACCAGAATCCACCAACAGCGAGGAAAAAATGTCTCCCGAAAACACGGCAACCGAAACCGACCTCCCCAACATCGACGAGCTGCGCCTCGAGATCGATGAGCTGGACGCCACCATCCTGGCGGCCGTCGCCCGTCGCACCGAAGTGTCCAAGATGATCGGCAAGGCCCGCATGGCCTCCGGCGGCACCCGACTGGTGCACAGCCGTGAGATGAAGGTGATCGAGCGCTACAGCGAGCTGGGCCCTGAGGGCAAAGACCTCGCCATGCTGCTGCTGCGCCTGGGCCGCGGTCGCCTTGGCCACTGA
- a CDS encoding Fpg/Nei family DNA glycosylase has translation MPELPEVEALADHLRRHAVGLPVGRVDVAALSVLKTFDPPPTALYGNEVTGAGRWGKYLGLQVGDLHLITHLSRAGWLRWSEKLAAAPLKPGKGPIALRVHLGKPGEAPGFDLTEAGTQKRLAVWLVTDPLAVPQIASLGPDALSLGPAELAAVLAGNTGRIKNVITDQRVIAGIGNAYSDEILHVAKLSPFATAGKLTTEQLGTLHDAMISVLSDAVTRSVGQQAATLKGEKRSGLRVHARTGLPCPVCGDTVREVSFADKSFQYCPTCQTGGKILADRRMSKLLK, from the coding sequence ATGCCGGAACTCCCCGAGGTCGAGGCGCTCGCCGATCATCTGCGTCGTCATGCGGTTGGTCTGCCGGTGGGCCGCGTCGACGTCGCCGCCCTGTCCGTGCTCAAGACCTTCGACCCGCCGCCGACCGCGTTGTACGGCAATGAGGTGACGGGAGCGGGCCGCTGGGGCAAGTACCTGGGCCTGCAGGTCGGCGATCTGCATCTGATCACCCATCTCTCGCGAGCCGGGTGGCTGCGCTGGTCCGAGAAGCTGGCCGCTGCGCCGCTCAAGCCGGGTAAGGGCCCGATCGCATTGCGGGTGCATCTCGGAAAACCTGGTGAGGCACCAGGTTTCGATCTCACCGAGGCCGGCACGCAGAAGCGGTTGGCGGTGTGGCTGGTGACCGATCCGCTGGCGGTGCCGCAGATCGCCTCGCTGGGACCGGACGCCTTGTCACTCGGGCCGGCGGAGTTGGCCGCTGTGCTGGCCGGCAATACCGGGCGAATCAAGAACGTCATCACCGACCAGCGGGTGATCGCCGGGATCGGTAATGCCTACAGTGACGAAATCCTGCACGTGGCCAAGCTTTCGCCGTTCGCGACCGCAGGCAAGCTGACCACGGAACAGCTGGGGACCCTGCATGACGCGATGATCTCTGTGCTCAGCGATGCGGTGACCCGATCGGTCGGTCAGCAGGCGGCAACTCTCAAAGGTGAGAAGCGGTCTGGCCTGCGGGTCCATGCGCGCACTGGGCTACCGTGCCCCGTCTGTGGGGATACGGTGCGTGAGGTGTCCTTTGCGGACAAGTCCTTTCAGTACTGCCCGACGTGCCAGACCGGCGGCAAGATTCTGGCCGACCGGCGAATGTCCAAGCTGCTCAAGTGA
- a CDS encoding chorismate mutase — translation MKLAALLVAVLGMTSVPLAHADDNPLFRLVDTAAQRLQTADPVAAVKWISGGSIEDPARVDQVLAAVGSQAQSAGADPVFVRKVFTDQIHATEGIEYLRFSQWKFDPGAAPATAPDLSESRTAIDGFNRTMVTEIAAQQGTLQSPGCAAALGTARAQVTASRHLDPLYQEALTAATRGYCS, via the coding sequence ATGAAGCTCGCCGCACTGTTGGTTGCCGTGTTGGGAATGACGTCGGTGCCGCTCGCCCACGCAGACGACAATCCGCTGTTCCGCCTGGTCGACACCGCGGCCCAGCGGCTGCAGACCGCCGATCCGGTAGCCGCGGTCAAGTGGATCAGCGGCGGCTCGATCGAGGATCCCGCGCGGGTCGATCAGGTGCTGGCCGCAGTCGGTTCGCAGGCCCAGAGCGCCGGCGCCGACCCGGTGTTCGTGCGAAAGGTCTTCACCGACCAGATTCACGCCACCGAGGGCATCGAGTACCTGCGGTTCAGTCAGTGGAAGTTCGACCCGGGCGCCGCCCCCGCGACCGCGCCCGACCTTTCCGAATCACGCACGGCGATAGACGGTTTCAATCGCACCATGGTCACCGAGATTGCCGCGCAACAGGGCACTCTGCAGAGCCCGGGCTGCGCAGCCGCACTCGGCACGGCCCGCGCCCAGGTCACCGCGAGCAGGCACCTCGACCCCCTCTACCAAGAGGCGCTGACCGCAGCCACCCGCGGCTACTGCAGCTGA
- a CDS encoding SDR family oxidoreductase, with amino-acid sequence MTRQKILITGASSGLGAGMARQFAAKGRDLALCARRLDNLEELKAELTAQYPGVTVAIAALDVNDHDQVPKVFEELAGELGGIDCVIVNAGIGKGYPLGGGKLWANKATIETNLVAALVQIETALEMFKAAGRGHLVLVSSVLGNVGVPGYKAAYAASKAGVTSLGESLRAEYASGPIKVTVLEPGYIESEMTAKSNSTMLMVDNETGVKAMVDAIEKEKGRAVVPGWPWWPLVEVMKLMPPRFTKYFA; translated from the coding sequence ATGACTCGGCAGAAAATCCTCATCACCGGAGCGAGCTCGGGCCTGGGCGCCGGTATGGCCCGGCAGTTCGCCGCCAAAGGCCGTGATCTGGCGCTGTGCGCCCGTCGGCTGGACAATCTCGAAGAGCTGAAGGCGGAGCTGACGGCGCAGTACCCCGGTGTCACGGTGGCCATCGCCGCGCTGGACGTCAACGATCACGACCAGGTGCCCAAGGTTTTCGAGGAGCTGGCAGGCGAACTCGGCGGCATCGACTGCGTCATCGTCAACGCCGGCATCGGCAAGGGTTACCCGCTGGGCGGCGGGAAGCTATGGGCCAACAAGGCGACCATCGAGACGAATCTCGTTGCGGCGCTGGTGCAGATCGAGACCGCGCTGGAAATGTTCAAGGCCGCGGGCCGGGGCCACCTGGTCCTGGTGTCGTCGGTGCTCGGCAACGTCGGGGTGCCCGGGTACAAGGCCGCCTACGCCGCGAGCAAGGCCGGCGTCACCTCATTGGGCGAATCGCTGCGCGCCGAGTACGCTTCGGGCCCCATCAAGGTCACCGTGCTGGAACCCGGTTACATCGAGTCCGAGATGACCGCGAAGTCCAACTCCACCATGCTCATGGTCGACAACGAGACCGGCGTGAAGGCCATGGTCGACGCCATCGAGAAGGAGAAGGGCCGCGCCGTCGTCCCGGGCTGGCCGTGGTGGCCGCTGGTCGAGGTGATGAAGCTGATGCCGCCGCGCTTCACCAAGTACTTCGCCTAG
- a CDS encoding FUSC family protein yields MADRSAPAPATNPLRRMLVMNAVPRRWPFALRAAVCMMVPILVGWAAGDVSAGLVATIGGFTSLYGSGRPYLNRAMYLGAIAVSFAVVVALGDWAAATPWSGVLVVTVIAMIAVLICQALSVGPPGAYMPVLACAAAVGIATEHLSPVRLGALVLAGGAFSWAVHMAGALIRPRGPERGAVAAAAEAVATYIETASPDARHRAAQLLHEAWIALVTFQPMRPKPDDTLYRLRMTNRRLHVLFAEAMAAADRGRPMSVDGAALARQLGSVPGDIGGSFEGLIPLGRPSVGTLLRRAVAPGAPPLTAALRTAVAVAIAGAVTVGLNMDHAYWAMAAAVLMLHQGFDWRRTVQRGIERTLGTWLGLVVAGGILIAAPGGPWLALIVGTLQFLIEMFVVRNYTVAVIFITPAALTIASGGHHLTNVLDMLLARGIDTVIGCAVALLVLWFTRRGHPAARPAQAIAATLDAVAVVVSHLATGAVTTEPARNDRRDLQLRAMAMLPVYDTAIGGSTRSRVAAERLWPAIVATEQLAYRTLAAAWATERSGSPVTQDDAERLIPTISDLADAIRTGRPAGDITEQPAFGATELRAIQASLA; encoded by the coding sequence ATGGCAGACCGCTCGGCGCCCGCCCCGGCCACGAACCCGCTACGACGCATGCTCGTCATGAACGCCGTACCGCGTCGCTGGCCGTTCGCGCTGCGGGCCGCGGTCTGCATGATGGTGCCGATTCTCGTCGGGTGGGCCGCCGGAGATGTGTCCGCCGGGTTGGTCGCCACCATTGGTGGCTTCACCTCCCTCTACGGCAGCGGGCGCCCCTACCTCAATCGCGCGATGTATCTCGGAGCGATCGCCGTCTCGTTCGCGGTGGTCGTCGCGCTCGGCGACTGGGCGGCCGCGACCCCATGGTCCGGGGTGCTCGTCGTCACGGTGATCGCGATGATCGCCGTACTGATCTGCCAGGCCCTCTCGGTCGGACCGCCCGGCGCGTACATGCCGGTGCTGGCTTGCGCGGCGGCCGTCGGCATCGCGACCGAGCATCTCAGCCCGGTGCGGCTGGGCGCGCTGGTCCTTGCCGGCGGTGCGTTCTCCTGGGCGGTCCACATGGCCGGTGCACTTATCCGCCCGCGTGGGCCGGAGCGTGGCGCGGTGGCGGCTGCCGCCGAAGCGGTGGCCACCTATATCGAAACCGCTTCGCCCGACGCCCGGCACCGGGCCGCGCAGCTTCTGCACGAAGCCTGGATCGCCCTGGTGACGTTCCAGCCGATGCGGCCCAAACCGGACGACACCCTGTACCGACTCCGGATGACGAACCGCCGGTTGCACGTGTTGTTCGCCGAGGCCATGGCGGCTGCCGACCGCGGCCGGCCGATGTCCGTCGACGGTGCCGCGCTGGCCCGGCAACTGGGCTCGGTGCCCGGCGACATCGGCGGCAGTTTCGAGGGCCTGATCCCGCTGGGACGCCCATCGGTCGGCACCCTGCTGCGACGGGCGGTGGCGCCGGGAGCTCCCCCGCTGACCGCGGCCCTGCGCACCGCGGTCGCCGTCGCGATCGCCGGTGCTGTCACCGTCGGCCTGAACATGGACCACGCGTACTGGGCGATGGCTGCGGCGGTCCTGATGCTGCACCAGGGTTTCGATTGGCGACGCACTGTGCAGCGCGGCATCGAGCGCACGCTGGGCACCTGGCTCGGCTTGGTAGTGGCGGGTGGCATCTTGATCGCGGCGCCGGGTGGGCCGTGGCTGGCCTTGATCGTCGGCACGCTGCAGTTCCTGATCGAGATGTTCGTGGTGCGCAACTACACCGTCGCGGTCATCTTCATCACGCCCGCGGCGCTGACCATCGCCTCGGGCGGTCACCACCTCACCAACGTGCTCGACATGCTGCTCGCCCGCGGCATCGACACCGTGATCGGTTGCGCGGTAGCACTTCTGGTCCTCTGGTTCACGCGGCGCGGACATCCGGCGGCGCGCCCGGCACAGGCAATCGCCGCGACACTGGACGCCGTTGCTGTCGTCGTCAGCCATCTGGCCACGGGGGCAGTCACCACCGAGCCGGCCCGCAACGACCGTCGTGATCTGCAGTTGCGCGCCATGGCCATGCTGCCCGTCTACGACACCGCCATCGGCGGATCTACCCGGAGCCGGGTTGCGGCAGAACGGCTTTGGCCGGCCATCGTCGCCACCGAACAACTGGCCTACCGGACGTTGGCCGCGGCATGGGCCACCGAACGGTCCGGCTCCCCGGTCACGCAGGATGACGCGGAGCGGCTGATCCCCACGATCAGCGACCTCGCCGACGCGATCCGCACCGGCCGGCCCGCAGGCGACATCACCGAGCAACCAGCCTTCGGCGCCACCGAGTTACGTGCGATTCAGGCGTCGCTCGCTTAG
- the pgi gene encoding glucose-6-phosphate isomerase, with product MADHTPAADIATTPAWQALTAHHAAVEATTLRELFADDPERGRELTLTVGDLYIDYSKHRVTRETLTLLLDLARTAGLEERRDAMFAGQHINTSEDRAVLHTALRLPRGASLVVDGQDVVADVHSVLDDMGTFTDRLRSGEWTGATGQRITTVVNIGIGGSDLGPVMVDQALRHYADAGIWARFVSNVDPADLVAKLDGLDPATTLFIVASKTFSTLETLTNATAARRWLVAALGDDAVAKHFVAVSTNAKLVSEFGIDTANMFGFWDWVGGRYSVDSAIGLSVMAVIGKERFGEFLAGFHLVDEHFRTAPLEANAPVLLGLIGLWYSDFFGAQARAVLPYSNDLARFAAYLQQLTMESNGKSVRADGTPVSTDTGEIFWGEPGTNGQHAFYQLLHQGTRLVPADFIGFSEPTDDLPTADGTGSMHDLLMSNFFAQTQVLAFGKTAEEISAEGTPAAVVPHKVMPGNRPTTSILATKLTPSVVGQLIALYEHQVFTEGVIWGIDSFDQWGVELGKTQAKALLPVITSDAAPAAQSDSSTDALVRRYRTERGRVS from the coding sequence ATGGCTGATCACACTCCCGCTGCCGACATCGCGACCACCCCAGCCTGGCAGGCGCTCACCGCGCACCATGCCGCGGTCGAGGCGACCACGCTGCGCGAGCTGTTTGCCGACGACCCGGAGCGCGGCCGCGAGCTGACGCTGACCGTCGGCGACCTGTACATCGACTACAGCAAGCACCGCGTGACCCGCGAGACGCTGACGCTGCTGCTCGACCTGGCCCGGACGGCCGGCCTGGAAGAACGCCGCGACGCCATGTTCGCCGGTCAGCACATCAACACCTCCGAGGACCGCGCGGTGCTGCACACCGCGCTCCGGCTGCCCCGGGGTGCGTCGCTGGTGGTCGACGGTCAGGACGTGGTCGCCGACGTGCACTCCGTGCTCGACGACATGGGAACGTTCACCGACCGGCTGCGCAGCGGTGAATGGACCGGCGCCACCGGGCAACGCATCACGACGGTGGTCAACATCGGCATCGGTGGTTCCGATCTAGGGCCGGTGATGGTCGACCAAGCGCTGCGCCACTACGCCGACGCGGGCATCTGGGCCCGGTTCGTGTCCAACGTCGATCCAGCGGACCTGGTCGCCAAACTCGACGGACTCGACCCTGCCACAACGCTCTTCATCGTCGCGTCGAAGACGTTCTCGACGCTGGAGACGTTGACCAACGCCACGGCCGCCCGGCGCTGGCTGGTCGCCGCGCTGGGTGATGACGCCGTCGCCAAGCACTTCGTCGCGGTGTCGACCAATGCAAAGCTGGTGTCGGAGTTCGGCATCGACACCGCCAACATGTTCGGCTTCTGGGACTGGGTCGGTGGCCGGTACTCGGTCGACAGCGCCATCGGGCTCTCGGTGATGGCCGTCATCGGCAAGGAACGGTTCGGCGAATTCCTGGCCGGCTTCCACTTGGTCGACGAGCACTTCCGCACCGCACCGCTGGAAGCCAATGCGCCTGTGCTGCTTGGTCTCATCGGCCTGTGGTATTCGGACTTCTTCGGCGCACAAGCCCGTGCGGTGCTGCCCTACTCCAACGACCTGGCCCGGTTCGCCGCCTACCTGCAGCAGCTGACCATGGAGTCCAACGGCAAGTCGGTGCGCGCCGACGGCACCCCGGTGAGCACCGATACCGGCGAAATCTTCTGGGGCGAACCGGGTACCAACGGTCAGCATGCGTTCTACCAGCTGCTGCACCAGGGCACCCGGCTGGTGCCGGCCGACTTCATCGGGTTCAGCGAGCCGACCGACGACCTGCCCACCGCCGATGGCACCGGCAGCATGCACGACCTGCTGATGAGCAACTTCTTCGCCCAGACCCAGGTGCTGGCGTTCGGCAAGACGGCCGAGGAGATCTCCGCCGAAGGCACCCCGGCCGCCGTCGTCCCCCACAAGGTGATGCCCGGAAACCGGCCCACCACTTCGATTCTGGCGACCAAGCTGACGCCGTCCGTGGTCGGCCAGCTGATCGCGCTGTACGAGCACCAGGTCTTCACCGAGGGCGTCATCTGGGGCATCGACTCGTTCGATCAGTGGGGCGTCGAGCTCGGTAAAACACAGGCCAAGGCGCTACTGCCGGTCATCACGTCCGACGCCGCACCCGCCGCGCAGTCCGACAGCTCGACCGATGCCCTCGTCCGTCGTTACCGCACCGAGCGCGGCCGCGTTTCCTGA